In Methanocaldococcus sp. FS406-22, the genomic stretch CTCTTTAATCTGACAAGCTTTTTTAGATTTGTTACTCCAACTCTTGTTAAAGATATCTTAACATCCGGCTCAAAGTTTTGAACATCACATCTCCAATTCATCATCTTCACCTATCAGCACATCCCTAAGCTCTCTTGATAGCTTATAATATACGTTGTTTCCATCCCTTTCTTTATAAATATATCCCATCTCATAGATGTCAGATAAGTGTGTTCCAATAGTGCTTGGTGATTTTTTTAGGTATTCAGCTAATTGGGTTACTGTTGCAGAACCTCCAAGCTTTGCCATTGCCCTAACAATATCTGACTGTGCTGGAGTTAAATGATTTAGAATTTGATGCCCAACACTAATGCCGAGGGAATGCATTGCCTCTTTAACAATACTCTCATCTATCTTGGTTAAACCCTTTCTTATAGCTATTGATATTGATTCTGAGCATGTCATTATTATCTTTCTTGGAATACCATCACATTCTTCAACAATTTTGTGGATAGCATCTTCAGTAAACGGCTCAAACTCCTCAGCTCCATCTATATGGGCATCTTCCAATCTCCTCCTAATTAGATCATAGGACTCATCCTTTGATAAAGGGGGCATATTTATTATTTTAGGGATTCTATCTTTAATTGGTGGAGATATCTTTGTTAAATCATCCATTAATGTTGGTGAACCAGCCATAAACGTTAAGATCCCCTCTTCATATAAAAATGAATG encodes the following:
- a CDS encoding ArsR family transcriptional regulator, whose amino-acid sequence is MDPIEFIQKSASSIASTMHKLKLKYNPFSEKPIRGNTKFFVGRVSELREIGEILGSALHGSVANAAIVGTKGIGKSSMLNIIYYATKKQGHWVVELTASQITPRQFLIQLLYNILTENLITMSGTIKSDYMEHSSRILDMYRKLNNYGDKVPIHYPRERIERDLEYLINEVKSPDKLCIILIDEADQFAKKSCLSLLQFFHSFLYEEGILTFMAGSPTLMDDLTKISPPIKDRIPKIINMPPLSKDESYDLIRRRLEDAHIDGAEEFEPFTEDAIHKIVEECDGIPRKIIMTCSESISIAIRKGLTKIDESIVKEAMHSLGISVGHQILNHLTPAQSDIVRAMAKLGGSATVTQLAEYLKKSPSTIGTHLSDIYEMGYIYKERDGNNVYYKLSRELRDVLIGEDDELEM